The following proteins are encoded in a genomic region of Streptomyces sp. NBC_01723:
- a CDS encoding ATP-binding protein: MRHWAGTGRFPVQARGASTPWRGAKEVSGVALVVAQEVPTSSSMAVPHGPAGVGRARHRMREQLRSDGVAEPVIDDAVLVLSELLSNACKHGRPLGDALAGDGDVRAAWQVDPRGRLVVEVTDGGGPTRPTPATPSVTAHGGRGLNIITALADDWGVRDDARGEVTVWVVVHDDVHDPDAGHRRDDFATRIAAPAVSEIPGLDFADAVEEAG; this comes from the coding sequence ATGCGTCACTGGGCGGGGACGGGCCGGTTTCCGGTTCAGGCCAGAGGGGCATCCACACCGTGGCGTGGGGCGAAGGAGGTCTCGGGGGTGGCGTTGGTGGTGGCACAGGAAGTGCCCACGTCGTCGAGCATGGCCGTTCCCCATGGCCCTGCGGGCGTGGGGAGAGCAAGGCACCGGATGCGCGAGCAACTGCGCAGCGACGGTGTGGCGGAACCGGTCATCGACGACGCCGTACTGGTCCTTTCCGAACTCTTGAGCAATGCGTGCAAGCACGGCCGTCCGCTGGGCGACGCCCTCGCCGGCGACGGCGACGTGCGCGCCGCTTGGCAGGTGGATCCGCGCGGCCGGCTGGTCGTGGAGGTCACGGACGGCGGCGGTCCGACCCGTCCGACGCCGGCGACCCCCTCGGTCACCGCGCACGGCGGCCGCGGGCTGAACATCATCACCGCGCTCGCCGACGACTGGGGCGTACGGGACGACGCGCGCGGCGAGGTCACGGTCTGGGTCGTCGTCCACGACGACGTGCACGACCCGGACGCCGGACATCGGCGCGACGACTTCGCCACCCGGATCGCGGCACCGGCGGTGTCGGAGATCCCCGGCCTGGACTTCGCGGACGCCGTCGAAGAGGCGGGCTGA
- a CDS encoding DUF5926 family protein, producing the protein MAKKRPQTKAKRPQATAGEIPVVGAREPCPCGSGRRYKACHGRAAAQATTALVHRPFEGLPGECDWVALRELVPAATVELTLRDGLPEGVPSVTLATVLPMAWPALRRDDGSVLLGLQNDTASGDISRDLADTLQQALEAAPGTPVQGRRAPAEGPRLQDLLAPEGAFEPEVHTGFEFWVPDPENATPEVTASLERANAAAIPTVRLQSVDAAYWCETPDKNHLRWVMPHEEERLLDALARLHAAGRSSLGEGTRLVGSFRAHGLTVPVWDLPSEVTAQDIEKPAAEFGERLAEALAADAPLTHDERRARGGLTNRQVTLS; encoded by the coding sequence ATGGCCAAGAAGCGACCCCAGACGAAGGCCAAGCGCCCACAGGCCACCGCCGGAGAGATCCCGGTCGTCGGTGCCCGCGAACCCTGCCCCTGCGGCAGCGGCCGCCGCTACAAGGCGTGCCACGGCCGAGCGGCCGCGCAGGCCACGACCGCGCTGGTGCACCGCCCCTTCGAGGGGCTGCCCGGCGAGTGCGACTGGGTGGCCCTGCGGGAGCTGGTCCCGGCGGCCACGGTGGAGCTGACCCTGCGGGACGGCCTGCCCGAGGGCGTCCCCTCCGTCACCCTGGCCACGGTGCTCCCGATGGCCTGGCCGGCCCTGCGCCGCGACGACGGCTCGGTCCTGCTCGGCCTGCAGAACGACACGGCTTCCGGCGACATCAGCCGCGACCTCGCCGACACCCTCCAGCAGGCGCTGGAGGCCGCGCCGGGCACCCCGGTGCAGGGCCGCCGCGCGCCGGCCGAGGGTCCCCGGCTGCAGGACCTGCTCGCACCCGAGGGTGCGTTCGAGCCGGAGGTGCACACGGGCTTCGAGTTCTGGGTGCCGGACCCGGAGAACGCCACGCCGGAGGTGACCGCCTCCCTGGAGCGGGCCAATGCCGCGGCCATCCCCACCGTCCGGCTGCAGAGCGTGGACGCCGCGTACTGGTGCGAGACGCCGGACAAGAACCACCTGCGCTGGGTCATGCCGCACGAGGAGGAGCGGCTTCTGGACGCTCTCGCGCGGCTGCACGCGGCCGGCCGGTCGTCGCTCGGCGAGGGCACCCGCCTCGTCGGCTCCTTCCGCGCCCACGGGCTCACCGTGCCGGTGTGGGACCTGCCGAGCGAGGTCACCGCGCAGGACATCGAGAAGCCCGCCGCCGAGTTCGGTGAGCGGCTCGCCGAGGCCCTGGCCGCGGACGCTCCGCTCACCCACGACGAGCGCCGGGCGCGCGGCGGCTTGACCAACCGGCAGGTGACCCTCAGCTGA
- a CDS encoding glycerophosphodiester phosphodiesterase, protein MTHARQHRIQVVAHRGASEEAPEHTLAAYRKAIEHGADALECDVRLTADGHLVCVHDWRVNRTSNGRGAVSALELADLAELDFGARRTREFWRTRDEQPDWEHRPEDREDTSVLTLERLLQLVADAGRRVELAIETKHPTRWAGQVEERLLLLLKRFGLDSPASAADSPVRVMSFSARSLHRVRAASPTLPTVYLMQFVSPRLRDGRLPAGVRIAGPSIRIVRNHPAYIERLKRAGHQVHVWTVNDTDDVDLCADLGVDAIITNRPRAVLDHLGR, encoded by the coding sequence GTGACCCACGCACGCCAGCACCGGATTCAGGTCGTCGCCCACCGTGGAGCCTCCGAGGAGGCCCCCGAGCACACCCTGGCCGCCTACCGGAAGGCGATCGAGCACGGGGCGGACGCCCTCGAGTGCGATGTGCGCCTGACGGCGGACGGTCATCTCGTCTGTGTTCACGACTGGCGCGTCAACCGTACGTCGAACGGCCGGGGCGCGGTGTCCGCGCTGGAGCTCGCCGATCTGGCCGAGCTGGACTTCGGGGCCCGCCGGACCCGCGAGTTCTGGCGCACGCGCGACGAGCAGCCGGACTGGGAGCACCGGCCCGAGGACCGGGAGGACACCTCCGTCCTGACTCTGGAGCGGCTGCTCCAACTGGTGGCCGACGCCGGACGGCGGGTTGAGCTGGCGATCGAGACCAAGCACCCCACGCGGTGGGCGGGTCAGGTGGAGGAGCGGCTGCTGCTGCTCCTGAAGCGGTTCGGACTCGACTCCCCGGCCTCGGCCGCGGATTCCCCGGTGCGCGTGATGAGCTTCTCGGCCCGTTCGCTGCACCGGGTGCGGGCCGCCTCGCCGACGCTGCCGACGGTCTATCTGATGCAGTTCGTCTCACCCAGGCTGCGCGACGGGCGGCTGCCCGCGGGTGTCCGGATCGCGGGCCCCTCGATCCGGATCGTGCGCAACCACCCCGCCTACATCGAGCGCCTGAAGCGAGCCGGCCACCAGGTGCACGTCTGGACCGTGAACGACACCGACGACGTGGATCTCTGCGCTGACCTGGGCGTCGACGCCATCATCACCAACCGGCCGCGCGCGGTACTGGACCACCTCGGGCGCTGA